The following proteins are co-located in the Ursus arctos isolate Adak ecotype North America unplaced genomic scaffold, UrsArc2.0 scaffold_13, whole genome shotgun sequence genome:
- the LOC113259553 gene encoding UL16-binding protein 1-like encodes MEPAAAGYPRRLLLLFGLLLFLLLLRETAAAPRTKFQGATRGGRDTDVLCLLYDFSIISPARPGQPWYKIEGQINGNTFVYYDSQSKELKPVGRLGLQLKDIPFWERQKETLEDSCNELKTKPLEITAETSSNRAFCTLQGRLTCERGANRERRSFWRFHLNGQITPDFELENRKWTVDDSGDQRLKDMLDSDRELTEFLMRVSDGDCMSWLQQVSEHLEEMRETTGAPATTPGTPQVKGAAIRPITSILSVLLMCLTLLGIQGRVV; translated from the exons ATGGAGCCCGCCGCAGCCGGGTATCCGCGGCGCTTGCTGCTCCTGTTTGGGCTGCTCCTGTTTCTACTGCTGCTGCGCGAGACCGCGGCGGCGCCGCGCACAAAGTTCCAGGGCGCGACGCGCGGCGGCCGAGACACAG ATGTGCTCTGTCTTCTCTACGATTTCTCCATCATATCTCCGGCCAGGCCTGGACAACCATGGTATAAGATTGAAGGTCAGATCAATGGAAACACATTTGTCTACTATGACTCTCAGAGCAAGGAGCTCAAACCTGTTGGTCGTCTGGGGTTGCAGCTGAAGGACATCCCATtttgggagagacagaaggaaactCTGGAAGACTCGTGCAATGAGCTCAAAACGAAACCCCTCGAGATCACGGCAGAGACTTCCAGTAACAGAG cttTTTGTACCCTGCAGGGCAGGCTGACATGTGAGCGTGGGGCCAACAGAGAGCGCAGAAGTTTCTGGAGGTTTCACCTCAATGGGCAGATAACCCCCGACTTTGAACTGGAGAACAGAAAGTGGACAGTGGATGATTCCGGCGACCAACGGTTAAAGGACATGTTGGACAGTGACAGAGAGCTGACCGAGTTCCTCATGAGGGTCTCAGACGGAGACTGTATGAGCTGGCTCCAGCAAGTATCAGAGCACTTGGAGGAAATGCGGGAGACAACAG GAGCACCAGCCACAACCCCGGGTACACCCCAAGTCAAAGGCGCAGCCATCAGGCCGATCACTTCCATTCTCTCTGTGCTCCTCATGTGCTTAACCCTCCTTGGCATCCAAGGCAGAGTCGTTTGA